Proteins from one Candidatus Poseidoniia archaeon genomic window:
- a CDS encoding sialidase family protein, whose product MQELAERGFAIAVALLLAGSGYWVATHEREAEPLPGGPGSPGGDYLTWGEPVWLPRASECVDEDNGQIYPEYAIGYEPSIAVDQQGNLYYTAHKDLRWSGPNGGPGGGEGGAPGPGPFVCGFPWPGGAQTSWDYYASWFFVSQDGGETWGPPNDWGTADFGSQYPGDEGDIGVDANGRVYFVDTTLEDNWLHIWDDGGNAHANSQRLQSTTADDRPWVTAHGDGVVHYLGNNGVSVPGIPLTDGTSGVGRYWYYRGTTVGDQVVFDQGRVIEGGWAHIAAETDGPHVYIVQEANNGGSGGVKVWVSDDWGANWAEPVTIGPLEGSHPEGYPWIAAGENGTVMVAWQESPEGGRAAGTLYLSRSDDYGVTWEYWDVTPREAVFLYPTIDLGAENRLGFAYYANEGNGTHGEHTSGDRWYLYGAIADDLQVGEQLEFLKADPQPLHTSSEAEAAADDLHPLHDFFEAVIAPDGSLNIAYQYNLGQHPWEADEEQRYLMFIRGELA is encoded by the coding sequence ATGCAGGAGCTTGCCGAGCGAGGCTTCGCCATCGCGGTCGCGCTATTGCTCGCCGGAAGCGGCTACTGGGTCGCGACGCACGAGCGTGAAGCGGAGCCACTGCCGGGTGGCCCGGGGAGTCCCGGCGGCGACTACCTTACGTGGGGCGAGCCGGTCTGGCTGCCGCGCGCGTCCGAGTGCGTTGACGAGGATAACGGCCAGATTTACCCGGAATACGCCATCGGCTACGAGCCGAGCATTGCCGTCGACCAGCAGGGCAACCTCTACTACACTGCACACAAGGACCTGCGCTGGTCCGGCCCCAATGGTGGGCCTGGCGGCGGCGAGGGAGGGGCACCCGGGCCGGGGCCGTTCGTCTGCGGCTTCCCGTGGCCGGGCGGCGCGCAGACCTCGTGGGACTACTACGCCTCGTGGTTCTTCGTCTCGCAGGATGGCGGCGAAACGTGGGGGCCACCGAACGACTGGGGGACGGCCGATTTCGGCTCGCAGTATCCCGGTGACGAGGGCGACATCGGCGTCGATGCCAACGGGCGAGTATACTTTGTCGACACGACGCTCGAGGACAACTGGCTGCACATCTGGGACGACGGCGGCAACGCGCACGCCAACAGTCAGCGGCTGCAATCTACCACCGCCGACGACCGGCCGTGGGTCACCGCGCACGGCGACGGCGTCGTGCATTACCTCGGTAACAACGGCGTCTCGGTGCCGGGCATCCCGCTCACCGACGGAACCAGCGGCGTCGGCCGCTACTGGTACTACCGCGGCACGACCGTCGGCGATCAGGTAGTCTTCGACCAGGGACGGGTCATCGAGGGAGGCTGGGCGCACATCGCTGCCGAGACCGATGGACCCCACGTCTACATCGTACAGGAGGCAAACAACGGCGGCAGCGGCGGAGTCAAGGTATGGGTCTCGGACGACTGGGGCGCCAACTGGGCCGAGCCGGTCACAATCGGCCCGCTGGAGGGCTCGCACCCCGAAGGCTATCCGTGGATAGCGGCGGGGGAGAACGGCACCGTGATGGTCGCCTGGCAGGAGTCCCCGGAGGGGGGCCGGGCGGCCGGGACGCTCTACCTCAGCCGCAGCGACGACTACGGCGTGACATGGGAATACTGGGACGTCACCCCGCGCGAGGCGGTCTTCCTCTACCCCACCATCGACCTCGGCGCCGAAAACCGGCTCGGCTTCGCCTACTACGCAAACGAGGGCAACGGCACCCACGGTGAGCACACCTCCGGCGACCGCTGGTACCTCTACGGCGCCATCGCCGACGACCTGCAAGTGGGCGAGCAGCTGGAGTTCCTCAAGGCCGACCCGCAACCACTGCACACTTCCAGCGAGGCGGAGGCGGCGGCCGACGACCTGCACCCGCTGCACGACTTCTTCGAAGCAGTCATCGCCCCCGACGGCAGCCTCAACATCGCCTACCAGTACAACCTCGGGCAGCACCCCTGGGAAGCCGACGAGGAGCAGCGCTACCTGATGTTCATCCGCGGCGAGCTGGCCTGA